In Eubalaena glacialis isolate mEubGla1 chromosome 4, mEubGla1.1.hap2.+ XY, whole genome shotgun sequence, the genomic window AGATGGTAACTCaaatccacatgaagaaataaaaagcaccaACAAAGGTAATGAcacaggtaaatataaaagatagtATACATGTATTTTTGGTTTGCAACTCCTTTTTTCCTAcatctgatttaaaaaacaactgtTTAATGCAATCATTAGAAATCTAAGTtgatggggacatgtgtataaagatgtaatttgtgataACAGCTGCACAAAAGAAGGCGGAAATTGAACTAAATAGGAGCAAAGTtttgtatattattaaaattaagttgATATTACTCTGAACTAGATTGTTATAAATTAACAATGTTAATAGTAAACCCcagggcaaccactaagaaaataagtcaaaaatatatagtaaaagaaacaagagatttaaaatgatacactagaaaatatctatttaatagaaaaccctaaagactccacacaaaaactactagaactgataaacataTTCAGCAagatagcaggatacaagattaacatacagaaatctgttgtatttctttacactaacaatgaaatatcaaaaaggaaaagttaaaaaaatctctttttaaactgcaacaacaacaaaataaaatgaagttcttAGGAATTAACctgaccaaggaagtgaaagacttatAAGCTGAGAACTATACAACATtgaaaaaggaaactgaaaatgattcaaagagatagaaagatatcccatgctcttggattggaagaattaatattgattaaaatggccatactacccaaagcaacctacagatttaatgtgatccctctCAtactacccatgacattttccacagaactagtaGAAATAATCCTAACATTTATATGAAACCTTAAAAaaaccagaattgccaaagcaatcttgaggaaaaagaacaaagctggaggcataacccttccagacttcagacaatactacaaagctacagtaatcaaacagcatggtattggcacagaaacagacaaaaggatcaatggaacagaatagagagcccagaaacaaacccacacacctacggtcaattactgtttgacaaaggaggcaagaatatataatgaagaaaagacagtctctttagcaagtggtgttgggaaagctggacagccacatgtaaatcaatgaagttagaacacaccctcacaccctacacaaaaataaactcaaaatggtttaaaaacttaaatataagacatgacaccataaaactcctagaagagagcataggcaaaacattctctgacataaattgtaccaatgtttccTTAGGTCAGTCtaccaaggcaaaagaaataaaagcaaaaataaacaaatgggacctaatcaaactcataaacttttgcacagctaaggaaaccataaacaaaacgaaaatacaacctacaactagggagaaaatatttgtaaatgatacgaccgacaagggcttaagttccaaaatatacaaacagctcatacaactcaacaacaacaacaaaacaacccaatcaacaaatgggcagaagtgctcgctttggcagcacatatactaaaattgggacgatacagagaagattaacaTGGCcactgcgcaaggatgacacgcaaattcatgAGGTGTTctatatttttgagttatttgtagtgaggtggatggacctagagtctgtcatacagagtgaagtaagtcagaaagagaaaaacaaatgctgtatgctaacgcatatatatggaatctaaaaaaaaaaaaaaaaaaggcactgatgaacctagttgcagggcaggaataaagatgtagacatagagaatggacttgaggacacggggtgggagggggaagctggggcgaagtgagagtagcatcgacatatatacactactgaatgtaaaatatttagctagttggaagcagcagcatagcacagggagatcagctcggtgtttgcGATgaccgagaggggtgggatagggaggatgagagggaggctcaagagggaggggatatggggacatatgtatgcatatggctgattcactttgatgtacaacagaaactaacacagtattgtgaagcaattatactccaataaagatctatttttaaaaaaaaactggttaaataaaaggacaagagaattaaaaaaaatgggcagaagaactaaatagacattcctccaaagaagacgcacagatggccaataggcacatgaaaatatgctcaacattgctaattattagagaaatgcaaaccaaaactacagtgaggtaccacctcacaccggtcagaatagccacCATTAAAAATTTACAGGGGacctccttggtggtccagtgggtaagactctgagctcccaatgcagggggccagggttcagtccctggtcggggaactgatcCTGCAATACATgtcgcaatgaagatcccacatgctgcaactaagatctggtgcagccaaaataaataaataaataaataaataaataattcaaaaaataaatttaaaaagttacaaataataaatgctggaggaattccctggtggtgcagtggttaagaatctgcctaccaatgcaggggacatgggttcgagccctggtcagggaagatcccttatgctgcggagcaactaagcccatgccacaactactgaagcctgagcatcctagagaccatgctctgcaacgagagaagccaccacaatgagaagcctgtgcacggcaacaaagagtagcccctgctcgctgcaactagagaaagcccgtgtgcagcaacgaaaacccaacgcagccaaaaataaataaataaattaattaattaataaaaaatgctggagagggtgaactactatataaaaaactactatatataaaatagataaacaacaacgatttactgtatagcacaaggaagtacattcaatatcttgtaataaactataatggaaaagaatatgaaaaaagaatatatatgtactgaatcactttgacgtacaccagaaactaatacaacattgtaaatcactatatttcaatttaaaaaaaaagaagtatctaTTTAACATGAGAAAAGTAGTAACGAAGGAACtgaggaatgaaaaagaaataagacagatgaaaaacaaatagcaaaatggcagataGAAACCCtaccttatcagtaattacattaaatataaaagagTTAAATTATCCAATTAAAAGGTAGAGATTgacagaatgaataaaaaagatgatccaattatatgctgtctacaagagactcactttattttttaaaataaatttatttgttctatttatttatttttagttacattgggtcttcgttgctgcacacaggttttctctagttgtggcgaggggggccactctttgttgcagcgcacaggcttctcattgctgtggcttctcttgttgcagagcatgggctctaggcacgcggactccagtagttgtggtgcacaggcttagttgcggcatgtggcatcttcccagaccagggcttgaacctgtgttccctgcattggcaggcggattcttaaccactgcgccaccagggaagccccaagagactcactttagattaaaaaaaaaaaagattgtaacaTACACCCAATTGCATAAGATAGGAGACCAGGGTCCATACAGAAATAAATTGGAAGCTCAATACACAAAGTTTCAAAGTGACTCTCTACAAAATACTTAGTAACTACAAAGGGGGAAAAGGTAACTGCTTTGTGTAGTGGTTAAGCAGGGACTCATGGGTCAACTCCCAGCCCCACTGCTTTTGAGCTACGTGACCTCAGGCAGTTGCTTGTCCTCtctgtttctcagtttcctcatctgtaaagcagaaTAATAACTACCTTTCTCATAGGGCTATTGTGAGAACTGTTAGACCACTAGGAACACACCTGTGGTTAGCAAATCCGGGCTTATTACTTGCTACAGTGAGGGAGAACACACACCAGGGGGAACAGTGGGCACATGCTTAAGTGCTGTTACTACTGAGTATTCATCATTAGAATAGGCAATTTACACCCATTACTAGTGCGCTGTATTCAACTTTACAATTACAGTGTGAGGCAGGGTAATTGTCCCAtttcacagttgaggaaactgaggctctgagaatgTGAGGCTGAAGGTCCCAGGACTGGATAGGGGTTGGAACAGTGCCTTCTGGCGCCAAAGTTGACTGCACAGCTTCTGCCTGATCCTAACTGACCTCTCAGTTGTGTCAGGCGCTTTATCCCTCCCCGGATTTTTCTGAGAGGAAGCGTTATCCCCATCCTGTTCCTCATTCTTCCTGAGTTGAGAAAGAACAGATCTGAGGCAGGGCTACAGAGGGAAATACGTGGGGTTATAAAAACCATAGTCCAGAGAGGAGTTAGAAAgaggggcagagaggaaaggaggatggCAGAGATGTGTAACCCCAAGGAGCCAGGTGGCTCCGGTGAGGCTGGACTCCCAGTCTGGGGTGATGGTGGGATGACAGGGCCCCAGTGTCCTGAGGGTGCTGGGGCCTGACCTTCAGCttgcagggaagggggagggtctGGTCTCCAGCTTGCAGTTCTGAGAGAGGGCTCAGCAGGCTTCCAAGTTCAACTGCATGTGCTCTGTCCTATTCAGAGGAGGAGACATTTGGGGGCCAGAGATTGGCTGAGAGACACCCTGGACTCTTATGCAGTTTGAGGAGCTCACCAGGTACCAGAGTGGCTGGTTCAGGAGCAGGCAGTTGGGGAAGGGGGCGGTTAGGGGGCGGGGTGGGACAGGGTCTGCCCCTGAGCCCCAAGCTCTGCCCATCTGCTGGTCCTGCAGGGTGTCTGACCCGGAACCCTCTGCTTCCCCTGCTGCTCTTCATCTCACTGGGTTTCTTCATGCTGCAGCTGACCACCCTGGTTCAAGGTGAGTCAGCATCTGGGGGTTTGGAGTCCTGGGTCCCTTTGGGTTTTCTCTCTGGGGTGGTCTTTGCCCTTTTCCACATTCCCCAGACCTACTAGGGCTGGGGCGTTTGGGCTCTGTGTCACCTTCTGTGTGACCGTGGACCAGTACTCCCCCTCTCTGATCCTGTTTCCTCAAGTGAAATGCAGTGCATCCTCCCCTGTGGGGAGCTTAGTTTCCCTGAGACCTTGAAACCGGACTTGGCACCGGGTCAGGTACAGAGTCGGCGCTCATAAAGGGGGAATTCTCTGCTCTGTTGTAGTTTCCAGGATCCAGGTCCTGCAGAGAGATTTGGGGGACCACCACGAGGAGAACAACAGCCTGGATGAGGGGCTGGACGCCGGGTTCCGGAGTCAGAGAGGGGATGGGGCTCCGAGGGAGCATGACCTTGGACCAGCCATCACCACCAGGGGTGAAGGAGAACGGGCAGGAGCGGGAGAGGGGATTGGAGCCCTGCAAGAGGTCCTGGGGGCTGGCAATGTTGGGCAAGTCACTCTCTAAGCCTCAACTTTTTCGTTTGTGTCATGGGCTCTTCAGGTCCCTGTGAGATCCATACATAATGTTGTCATGGGGCCCTCTCTGCAccaagcacacagtaggtgcttaataattgAGGCCCTCTCCCTCCAGTTGATGTTGCACAGGGGCAGATGCAATCAAACCTGGAGGAGATCCTGCAGCACCTGACCTGGATGAATGCCACCCTGGGTAAGGGTCCCATGCCAAGGTCAAGAGGAAGTCACAGGATTGCGGGTGGGGCTGGGACCCACCTTCTATGGCTGCCACGCTGAGGAgggcagggcagagctgggatctttCTCATGGATTTCTTGGGGACTGAGCTGACAGTTGAGCACAGGGGCCGGCCCTAGGTTCCCAAGATCTGATGCAGGTGTCTGGGGCCTAGGAGCCAAGTGACCTCTCTGTCCCAACCccattcctccttcccagctGGCCTGTGCCGTCCCTGTCCTTGGAACTGGGGACTCTTCCAGGGAAGCTGCTACTTATTCTCCTGGACCCAGAGTGACTGGAAATCTGCTGTCTCCGCCTGTCAGGACATTGGGGCCCAGCTGGTGATCATCAAGAGTCCTGAGGAGCAGGTGGGCTGGGCAAGGTTCCCCTTGGGGCTGGGCCATATGACTGGTCAGCAAAGAGCTTTCTGCTgcactcctctgccctctgagaGATGGAGGTCCACGGGGTAGATGGGGGTGAGAGGTGAGAGgcagtcagggaagacttcctggaggaggaaccATAAGGGACTCGGGAAGGTCAAGTGAGAGAAGAACATGTTTGAGAGGAGTCCATGTCTGgacagaaaaggaattcagagcacCCTTGAGACCACACATAATGTATGTCAAATGAGACACAAGTTAACACATAtccacacatgtatgtatattaaCACACATCCACAGCCTCCATGCACATGTGAACACATACAACTGGAGTAGGGGCTATAGGCTAGACTGTGAAAGGAACTTCCATGGGAGGCAGGGGACCATGGGAACGTGGGCAAACATGGGACGCGTGGTGTTCAGGGATCTTCCTCCTGatacccctctccccacccccacccccagaaattCCTGAAGATTTGGTATGTCAGATATAATAAACCCACCTGGATTGGCCTCAGTGACCACCACAATGAGGGTTCCTGGAAATGGGTGGACAACAGCCCCCTCCAACTCAGGTGACCTCCCAGTGACAATGGCCCGAGGGTGTGGGCAGGGACGCCCCTCCTTCAAAGCAGGGTTGCTCAGACTCTGGGACTAGAAAGTATCACCTGAGGCGCTTGGTGAAGATGCAGAGTCCTGCCTTCattctgggggtgggagtggtggtggtggggacctCGGATCCTATAAGTCTGGGTAagggcccaagaatctgcattttaactttGCCAGAGCTGATGCTAATGGAGGTGGATTCCAACCCTAACCCACATTTCCAAAACCCTGCCTCCAAACTCCTCACCACCCTCTGGCTGGTACTTGGCAATTTACCGCCAAAGCCCAGGGACCAGCTCCTCCAAaggggggcctgggggtgggcTCTGGGTGGAGTAGGGGGCTCAGAGCTCTCATGGGGTTCACAGCTTCTGGAAAAAAGGGGAACCCAACAACCACGAAGATGAGGACTGTGTGGAA contains:
- the CD209 gene encoding CD209 antigen → MAEMCNPKEPGGSEEETFGGQRLAERHPGLLCSLRSSPGCLTRNPLLPLLLFISLGFFMLQLTTLVQVSRIQVLQRDLGDHHEENNSLDEGLDAGFRSPLPPVDVAQGQMQSNLEEILQHLTWMNATLAGLCRPCPWNWGLFQGSCYLFSWTQSDWKSAVSACQDIGAQLVIIKSPEEQKFLKIWYVRYNKPTWIGLSDHHNEGSWKWVDNSPLQLSFWKKGEPNNHEDEDCVELYNDGWNDGKCSTQNSWICEKPSAPCPAL